The genomic stretch TTTATCCCCCTTCGGATATACTTTGCCTTTTTTGTCTTCAGCAGCATGAGCAATAAAGATAACCGTAAATCCTACGCCAATTAATTTATTGATTTCTTCCCATACTTCAGTTTCATACTCTTTCCAAAGGCCAAACCCATCATTACCATCTTTAATCCGTTCTACATCATATTGCTCGCAGACATATCTAGTCGCATATTTAGCAAAAGCGTCTACTTCATCAACAATGATTGTTTGATACATCTCTTTGGCCTTTTCAGCATTTTTGGTTAACTGCTTGTTTACCTTTTTAAAATCAGCCCAACTATTGATAGGCATGAATTGGACACCGGCAATAGCATTTAATCCTTTTTCGAATGGCAGATATAACGGTTTCTTCATCCGAGTGCTTTGCTTAGTTTTACCTAAGTTGTTAGAACCGTAGATTGTGATAACTTTTCCTTCTAATCCTTTTGCTACTACAGAAACTTGTGGGTTGAAAATATCGATTGCCATTTCAGTTCTCCTTTTATTTTGAATTTGTTAGGTGAGTCGGAGCTCACCCCAGTTATGTATTAGATTAATGATCTATTTTATTTTAGAAAGGGAGATCATCATCTGAAATTTCAACCGGCTTTGAAGGCTTGTTATTAGGAGCACTTCCACCAAACCCAGACTTTTTATTGTTTTCTTTATTTCCTTCTTTCTTAAGCTCGTCTAGATAAATCTCTCTTTCAGTCAACGCTTTTTTAATTGCATCTGCATTAAAAGCATTCTTACTATCCTCATCATAAGGATCATTACCACCTGTAATTAGATACTCTCTTCTTGTAATTGAAGTAATTTCTTTCTTATCTTCTCCAAATGCCGCTACTTTGGTTGTTACTTTTTGTTCTTTATAATTAATGATCTTCCCAAAAACGTTAACGGTAGTTCCCTTTTCATAATTATTTTCAACATATTGTGAGCCTTCTTTTGTGACTACAAATGTAAAAGGAATTACTTTTCCGTTGTACACAGGAATATAGCCATTTAAATTAACTCTACCTGTTTCTTCCCCTTTTACTTTTTCTTCGGTTACGTTCTTTACAAACACCTCAACATCAAATTCTGCTCTGGGATTGAATTCTTCATTAGCATCCAGTCTGTTCACAAAGTTAGCCATTAATTGTGGATATGATTTAAAAATCCCGTGTGAATAATACTCATTTAAGCTAATTTTACCTTGAGTAATTCTTACTTTGTCAGCTTCATCTCTACCGTGTTTTGCGATTGACTTATACTCGCTTACAATAGTCTGGTACCCCTTTGCAACTGCATTATCAGTACCATCATCTTTCTTATACTTGGAAAAGCCTTTAACTGTATGTACTTCGTTAGGTGCAACCTCAATGTCTAATTCAATATTTAGTCCATTTCCATTTTTCCATTCAGTGTGTCGTACTTCAGCTAAAGTTCCTTCAATTGTTACAACGTTTGATGCTTCACGTAATACCGTTTTGTTTTCTGTCATATTTTTAATCATCCTCTATTTTTATTTTTGTTTATTGTGATTTTTCTTTGAATATGTAATTTTTCTAAACTTGCAGTCTTTGATTCCAAGTTCTTTACTAAGTTCTATGTACCTTCTTTTTGGGAACTTCCAATCATTTTGGTCAGAAAAGCATCCTGATTTATTTACAATTTCAAATACCTGCTTTTTTCTGTTAACTTTGATTATCATATTTCCGTAAGCGTACTCTGTGCAAAATAAACGTTTTTTCACTCGCTCAGGATGAGTTTCTTTGACAAGTAGGACATTCCTTATCATCTTTAACAGTGCCTGATCAGGAGTAATGGTCTTGTTGTCTTTAACGTTTTCTCTGTAATAGTTTAACGCTTTCTCTGTTATCCCAAGTACCTCCAAGTAATTCGCCTCCTTCCCTTTAACTCGATTTTATTATATACATATTTTTTATCTTTGTCTACATGTTTTATAAACTTTTATATTTTTTATTTTTGTATTTCATTTGCGCTCTTTTTAATTCGAATAAAATTATCATTTTATTTAAATTTAAAAGCCCCAATAAGGGACTCTTGTTAGTTTGTTCCTTCAACCTTACTCGTTAAGTAAGCTACTTGTTTTTCTAAATCAGCAACTCTTTCTTCGAGAGTTTTTGGCTTAGGTGCATTTTTCTTCTCTTCAAGCTCAATTGCTGCTTTTTCAATTTCCTCTAATGTAGGAATAGGTTCACTTTTTCTCCAGGCAGTAAAGATATGTCTTCCGTTGTCATTTACAAATTCCCAATCATAAGATTCGTCTGAACGAGGGAACATATACATTAAAACTTCCGGAAGAATTGATCCATGGATATTCCAAATTTCTGATACGTCTTGTCCAACTTTAAACTCCACAAAAACATCTCCTCAATTATCAATTTCTTCTATATTCTATCATATTTTCATTATATAGGTAAAGAGTTTGCTATTTTCAAACAAGCTCACTCCACAACCACATATCCATTGTTTGCAATGAAAAGCCATCAGGCAGCTGCTTCATTTTCACATTTACATTGTATCTTCTGCCTGTTGTTTTATGTACAATAGCCAGTTCTTCTCCATTAAAGAATCGCACAATGGCCTCATCAAATGCAATTGGCTGATTAACCACATAACCTTCCTTTAAAGCTCTAATAAACAAATAGGGATCATTTTTATACAGCTCATAAAGAATGTTCGCATATTGCTCGTTCTTGTCTCTAAGTAGTTCAAAATTAATCAACGGTATGTATAAGTCTTTGTCTGATAAATTTAATTTGTTTCTAAAGTATTTAATTGCTTCATCTTGCTCTTTAGAAATGATGTTTGACATTCAGTTAACCCCTTTATTCGTATGATAACTAGGCTAATCTTAGAGACTAGCCCAGCATTGCCTTATAAATATTCTACTAGACCATCGTCTTTAGCCCCTTCTGCTATTAGACTATAGGCAGCCAGAAGATACTCTTTGATTTTCTCTTTAGTTTCTTCCCCGAATGCATCAAAACCAATTTTAACATCGCTTGAGTAATTAATTTTCCTATTCCCTACTTGAACTACATTTTCCTTTTTAATTTGAGCAATAAAATAAGCATTTGCTAGGTTCTTTCCTAAATACTCCTCTGTTAATGGATCATAATCATCGAAAACCTCATACCGTATTTCTCCGATTCTAAGCTTCTGCTCACTCATACTCTCATCCCCTGTTTTGAAATTTTTGGTACTACTAAATTATATACCAAAACCCATAAAGGGAACAAGTGTTCTCGTTAAGAATTTTTTATTTATAATCGATTACTGTATCATCTAAGGCTAATCTAGGTGTGCCGCTGTCGTATGTATTATGTATTAAAGTTGTACTGGAAGCATTAAACGTTGCAAATGGATGCGAAAGCACTCTTGCACCAATACCTTGAACATCATTCCTTATTAATCGAACCTTTTTTGTCCCGTTTAAATATATTCCATAGCCTTGATCTGAATCTCTGTTAAACATAATTTCATTTCCTCTAACCATATGCTCAGAACCGCCTATTAAGTGGATCGCAATGATTGCTTTGCAATTATAGATCTGGTTATCACTTATTCTGATATTGTACATATCAGCTGCCCCCATAATTGCAACATTTCTTGGTTCAAATATCTCATTCCTTGTTAGGAAGACTTCTGAATCTTTATCCCAATATATCCCGTAACCTTTTCCACTCAATAAGAAATCGTTTAGCTTAATTCTGACTGCCTGAGATCTCTCACAATATAGACCTCCGTAAAGATTGGAGAACGTATTATTTAAGAATTTAACGTCATTCGAATCCATCACTTTAATTGCATATGCTGAAGTTGTACCTTTCCCTTTATTATTGCTTACTTTAATATCTGATGAATTTCTCACCTGGATCTGAATACAATCGCTGTCCTGTATTCTGT from Bacillus subtilis subsp. subtilis str. 168 encodes the following:
- the yorG gene encoding putative ATP/GTP binding protein; phage SPbeta (Evidence 3: Putative function from multiple computational evidences; PubMedId: 11717295; Product type r: regulator), which encodes MAIDIFNPQVSVVAKGLEGKVITIYGSNNLGKTKQSTRMKKPLYLPFEKGLNAIAGVQFMPINSWADFKKVNKQLTKNAEKAKEMYQTIIVDEVDAFAKYATRYVCEQYDVERIKDGNDGFGLWKEYETEVWEEINKLIGVGFTVIFIAHAAEDKKGKVYPKGDKRVLAPVIDNSDIVLYLSSNGVDEDRKVIKSSAWLAETEEHFARSRFDYIDTYLPEFTAENLEKAIIEAVERQEQAEGIVAVTYEEQKQNNASEELDFNSLMDQIKEIGMKLNEEGRLEEVNEITEKHLGKGVKVTECSRKQVGVMSVILDDLKDLLAE
- the yorF gene encoding conserved hypothetical protein; phage SPbeta (Evidence 4: Unknown function but conserved in other organisms; PubMedId: 11717295, 22933559), translated to MTENKTVLREASNVVTIEGTLAEVRHTEWKNGNGLNIELDIEVAPNEVHTVKGFSKYKKDDGTDNAVAKGYQTIVSEYKSIAKHGRDEADKVRITQGKISLNEYYSHGIFKSYPQLMANFVNRLDANEEFNPRAEFDVEVFVKNVTEEKVKGEETGRVNLNGYIPVYNGKVIPFTFVVTKEGSQYVENNYEKGTTVNVFGKIINYKEQKVTTKVAAFGEDKKEITSITRREYLITGGNDPYDEDSKNAFNADAIKKALTEREIYLDELKKEGNKENNKKSGFGGSAPNNKPSKPVEISDDDLPF
- the yorE gene encoding conserved protein of unknown function; phage SPbeta (Evidence 4: Unknown function but conserved in other organisms; PubMedId: 10376821), coding for MEVLGITEKALNYYRENVKDNKTITPDQALLKMIRNVLLVKETHPERVKKRLFCTEYAYGNMIIKVNRKKQVFEIVNKSGCFSDQNDWKFPKRRYIELSKELGIKDCKFRKITYSKKNHNKQK
- the yorD gene encoding stress protein SCP1; phage SPbeta (Evidence 1a: Function from experimental evidences in the studied strain; PubMedId: 20817675; Product type f: factor), with the protein product MEFKVGQDVSEIWNIHGSILPEVLMYMFPRSDESYDWEFVNDNGRHIFTAWRKSEPIPTLEEIEKAAIELEEKKNAPKPKTLEERVADLEKQVAYLTSKVEGTN
- the yorC gene encoding conserved protein of unknown function; phage SPbeta (Evidence 4: Unknown function but conserved in other organisms), translating into MSNIISKEQDEAIKYFRNKLNLSDKDLYIPLINFELLRDKNEQYANILYELYKNDPYLFIRALKEGYVVNQPIAFDEAIVRFFNGEELAIVHKTTGRRYNVNVKMKQLPDGFSLQTMDMWLWSELV
- the yorB gene encoding conserved hypothetical protein; phage SPbeta (Evidence 4: Unknown function but conserved in other organisms); this translates as MSEQKLRIGEIRYEVFDDYDPLTEEYLGKNLANAYFIAQIKKENVVQVGNRKINYSSDVKIGFDAFGEETKEKIKEYLLAAYSLIAEGAKDDGLVEYL